A segment of the Micromonospora sediminicola genome:
CGCCGCGTCGGCCCGCACGGTCCTCCAGGCGTACGCCGACCGCTGGGCCCGCGACGACGGCGGCATCTGGGGCATCTGGCAGCGCGGCACCCTCGTCGGGGGAGTGCTGCTGGTGTCGCTGAGCACCGTGCGCGGGGTGTGCGAGGCCGGCTGCTGGCTGGAGCCGGCCGCCGAGGGGCAGGGTCTGGTCACCCGGGCCGCCCGGGTCGTCATCGACTGGGCGGTCCGGGAGCGCGGCATCCACCGGGTCGAGTGGGTGACCCGGGCCGGCAACGAGCGCAGCATCGCCGTGGCCCGCCGGCTCGGCATGCGCCGCGACGGGGTGCTCCGGGGCGCCGCGCCGGTGCCGGAGGGGCGGGCCGACATGGAGGTCTGGTCGGTGCTGGCACCGGAGTGGACGGCCTGACGCGAGTTCTTGTCGTACCCGGACGTCAACATGTGTCCATGGCTGTCCCCGCACTGGCCGACCGGTCTCCCCAGCCGCGCGCCCTGCCGCTGCGCGAGGTCCGCACCCGGCTCACCCAACTCGTCTCGCTCGCCGAGCTGACCGACACCGTCACCGTGGTCACCCGCGACGGCGACCCGCGTCCGATCGCCGCGATCGTGCCCGCGCCGGCGGCCCGCACCGCGGCGCAGGCCCGCGCCGACGCCGACCGGGTCACCGCCGTCAGCGCCGGATGGGCCCGCCGCCTGGAGGAGCTGCACCGGCAGTCCGGCCGGCGGCACGCCGCCGAGCTGCGCGCGCTGACCGACGCGCTCGCCGAGGCCTGGGCCGAGCTGGAGCGGCGGGCGCCGGCCGGCGATCCGGCGCTGGCCCGGCTCCGCGCCGCCCACGCCGACCTCCTGCGCCCCTGACCCGGCGTCGTCGTGCCGCGCACACCCCCGTGGCGCGCGGCACGACGACCGTCCGAGCGGCGGCCCGCGCGAGCGGCGACGCCCGGGTTCGGGTCGCTCCGGCTCAGGACTCGACCGGCCCGGCGGCGGCGTCGGCGCGCAGCCCGTGCGCGGCGATGTCGTCGGCGACCTCCAGGCCGAGGCGCACCCCGCCGACGTTGCGGCCGAGGTCGACCCGCCCGTCGTCGTCCAGCGCGAACGCGTCGAACGACCAGTGCACACCCAGGTAGACCCGGCTCAGGCCGTTCTCCTCGATCATCTGCCACAGGCCGTCGGGGAACCGGCGCGCCCAGCGCGGCCGGACCGTGCCGGTGTTGTCCACGCTGACCCCGTTCAGCTCGTCGGAGACGAACTCCAGCCCGTCGGCCAGGTCGTCCGGGCCGTGGTCGCCCTGGCCGTAGAAGCGCCGGACCGACTGCAACGCGGCGGCCCCGAAGCTGGCGTGACCGGAGGGGTACGCCGGGAAGTTCGGCGTCCGGTTCTTCTGCCCGACGCTGTTGGTGTGCGGCGCGCCGAGCGGCAGCCAGCCGATGTCGGCGGCCCCGTCGAGCGCCGCGTCGCCGGCGCCGGTCGGGCCCAGCGCGCCGTCGTGCTCCCGGATGCCGACCACCGGGCGCCACAGGTCGTGGCGATACTTCTCCGTCCAGCAGAGGATGCCGGCGTCGGCCATGGCCACGTTGACCAGCGCGAAGAGCCTCGCGTTGGCGGTCACGTCGTTGCCCCGCGCCCGGGCCACGGCCCGGACGATCTGGTTGTAGAGCCGGGGCGGGGTGCCGATCCCGCGCGCGCCGTCGTACGCCCAGAACAGCCCGACGGCGGTCTCGGCGGCCGTGCGCCGCGGCAGCCGCTCCGGCAGCGTGCCGGCCAGGTGCGGGGCGATGCCCTTGCCGCGCACCTGGCGCAGCGCCCGCTCGTACGCCCGGTCGCCCGGCCGCGGCGGCTCGTCGAGCTCGTGGCGGGTGGTGACCGCGAAGCAGCGTGACCGGGCGCCGTAGAAGGGGGCGTGGAAGCCCTGGCCCGGGTTGTCCGGGTCGACGCGGTGGCGCTGCCGGGCGAGCGACGGCACGTACCCGTCGTCGTCGAGGCCGGGGTCGGCGGCGCGCCGGCGCAGCACCTCCTCGGCGACCCGCCGGCCGTAGTCGTGCCCGGCCGCGTCGTGCTTGCCGGCGACCAGCCCGGCGGCGAGGTGACGTGCCTCCAGGAACCCCCGCTGCGCCGGGTGGAGGGCGGCCAGCGCGGTCCGGGCCGCGGCGGCGACGGCGGCGTCCGGGTCGGCCCCGGCCGGCGGCTGCGGCAGCCGGTCACCCAACCACGGCTCGTACGCGCCGGTGAGCCCGACGAGCGCGTCGTGCATGGCCAGGTGCGCCACGGCCAGCGCGCGGGCGCTGCCCACCGGGCCCTGGGACCGCGCCTCGCCGGCGTCACCCGTGGTGTGGGTGACCCGGTTCGCCTCCAGGGCGACCTCGTTCCAGTACAGGATCTGATCCACGACTTCCCCCGATGTGATCCGTTGGTGAATGGCGGCGGGGAAATGCCGTCTCCACAACGGATCGCAATTCGGGAAATGGGCGCGATCAGCGCCTGGATGCCGTCCGGATCGGCCGTCGGATCCGCCGGCGCGCGCCATCATCGGGCGCACGACGTGCGGAAACCATTCCCCGTTGGGTCCCCGTGGTCGACGGCGGCCACCGGAGGGGTGGCCCGCCGCGCCGACGTCGGAATGCGAATCGATGTCGGCTCGTCCATGGTTGCGGCGCCCCGCCGGGCGGGTCAAGGCGGGCGCGGCGGAATTGTGTCCACTGTCGGGGAATGGGCACCCGACGATGTCCTTGCAACCATGACGGGGTCGTGCGTACCCGCAGGTCACGACGGCGCCCGGGCGGAAGACCGCCCGGGCGCCGTCGGTCGGGTCAGTTCCGGCCGCGTTCGGCGCGGTAGCGGCGGATCAGTTCGGCGGTGGAGGTGTCCACGTCGGCCAGGTCCGGGTCGGGGCCGGTCAGCTTCGGCGCGAGCTGGTTGGCCATGACCTTGCCCAACTCCACGCCCCACTGGTCGAAGGCGTTGATGTCCCAGACCGCGGCCTCGGTGAAGACGATGTGCTCGTAGAGCGCGATCAGCTGGCCCAGCGTCGCCGGGGTGAGCTTCGGCGCCAGGATCGAGGTGGTCGGGTGGTTGCCCGCCATCACCCGGTGCGGCACCACCTCGGGCGCGGTGCCCTCCGCCTCCACCTGCTCGCGGGTCCGCCCGAAGGCCAGCGCGGCGGTCTGGGCGAAGAAGTTCGACATGAACAGGTCGTGCATGTCGCCCAGGTCGTGGTTGGGCCGGCTGAACGCGATGAAGTCCGCCGGGATCAACCGGGTGCCCTGGTGGATGAGCTGGTAGAACGCGTGCTGCCCGTTGGTCCCGGGCTCACCCCAGAAGATCTCCCCGGTCGGGTAGGTGACCGGGGAGCCGTCGACGCGTACCGACTTGCCGTTGCTCTCCATGGTGAGCTGCTGCAGGTACGCCGGGAACCGGTGCAGGTACTGCGCGTACGGCAGCACGGCGTGGGTCTCCGCGCCGAGGAAGTCGGTGTACCAGACGTTGAGCAGCCCGAGCAGCGCCGGCACGTTGCGCTCGACCGGGGCAGACCGGAAGTGCTCGTCGACCGCGTGGTAGCCGGCCAGCATCTCCCGGAACCGGTCCGGCCCGATCGCCAGCATCACCGACAGGCCGACCGCCGAGGGCAGCGAGTAGCGCCCGCCCACCCAGTCCCAGAAGCCGAACATGTTCTCCGGGTCGATGCCGAAGTCGCGGACCCGCTGCTCGTTGGTGCTCACCGCGACGAAGTGCCGGGCCACCGCGTCGTCGTCGGCGTCCAGCCCGGCGAGCAGCCAGCGGCGCGCCTGGTCGGCGTTGGCCAGCGTCTCCTGGGTCGAGAACGTCTTCGACACCACCACGAACAGGGTGGTCGCGGGGTCCAGGTCGGCGGTCTTGTCGTGGATGTCGGTCGGGTCGATGTTGGACACGAACCGGCAGCTGATCCCCGCGTCCCGGTACGCCTTGAGCGCCTCGTACGCCATCACCGGGCCCAGGTCAGACCCACCGATGCCGATGTTCACCACGGTGGTGATCCGCTCGCCGGTGTGGCCGCGCCACGAGCCGGAGCGCACCCGCTGCGCGAAGGCGGACATCCGGTCCAGCACGGCGTGCACGTCGGCGACGACGTCCTGGCCGTCCACGGTGAGCGAGGCGTCGCGGGGCAGGCGCAGCGCGGTGTGCAGCACGGCCCGGTCCTCGGTGACGTTGATGTGCCGCCCGGCGAACATGGCCGCGATCTTGTCGGCCAGGCCGACCCGCTCGGCGAGCGCGCCGAGCAACGCGACCGTCTCGTCGGTGACCAGGTTCTTGCTGTAGTCCACGTGCAGGTCGGCGACCTCACCGGTGAGCCGTTCGCCCCGCTGCCCGTCGGCGGCGAAGAGGTCGCGCAGGTGCGTGCCGCGCATCGCCTCGGCGTGCTTGCGCAGCGCCTGCCATTCGTCCGTGGTGGTGACGTCCACAGCCATCGGGTCGATCTTCTCCTTCGCGACGGGGCGGTCGGCGGGCCCGCGCCCGCGACCCCACCAGCCTGCCACCCGGGGCCGGTACGCGCGACGCGACGCGACATCGCCCACCCTGTGGGCTCACGCCGGGCGGGGTGGGACACACCGTTGCGACACCTGTTCGACACGCCGAACACGGGGAGACATCGAGCGGTAGCTCACCGTAAGCTCCCTCTGGCTGGCCGTGCGGAGGAGGCGTGTATGGCAACGGTGATCGGCCCCCGGCCCCCGTCCGACGGGGACGCGCCGGCGGAGGACGCGGCGGCCGGGGAGTCTCCGCTGCCGGAGCTGGCCGACGGGCACTGGATGAACCGGGCCACCGAGTTCGCGCACACCAGCTTCTGGGCGGTGGCCCGCCGGCTGCCCGCGCTCGTCCGCGAGGCCGTCGGCCTCGCCTGGGCGACCAGCCGCCGGGACACCGCCGCCTCGATCGGGCTCAACATCGCCGCCGGCGTGCTCACCACGTGCGGCCTGCTCGCCACCACCGGCGTGCTGCGGCAGCTCTTCGCCGCCGGCCCCACGCCCGACCGGATCCGCGCGGCCCTGCCGGCGCTCCTGCTCGC
Coding sequences within it:
- a CDS encoding GNAT family N-acetyltransferase, with product MFALALTDDAELRPLQPWHADEFLANLDRCREHIAPWVGASFVATDAASARTVLQAYADRWARDDGGIWGIWQRGTLVGGVLLVSLSTVRGVCEAGCWLEPAAEGQGLVTRAARVVIDWAVRERGIHRVEWVTRAGNERSIAVARRLGMRRDGVLRGAAPVPEGRADMEVWSVLAPEWTA
- a CDS encoding vanadium-dependent haloperoxidase, which produces MDQILYWNEVALEANRVTHTTGDAGEARSQGPVGSARALAVAHLAMHDALVGLTGAYEPWLGDRLPQPPAGADPDAAVAAAARTALAALHPAQRGFLEARHLAAGLVAGKHDAAGHDYGRRVAEEVLRRRAADPGLDDDGYVPSLARQRHRVDPDNPGQGFHAPFYGARSRCFAVTTRHELDEPPRPGDRAYERALRQVRGKGIAPHLAGTLPERLPRRTAAETAVGLFWAYDGARGIGTPPRLYNQIVRAVARARGNDVTANARLFALVNVAMADAGILCWTEKYRHDLWRPVVGIREHDGALGPTGAGDAALDGAADIGWLPLGAPHTNSVGQKNRTPNFPAYPSGHASFGAAALQSVRRFYGQGDHGPDDLADGLEFVSDELNGVSVDNTGTVRPRWARRFPDGLWQMIEENGLSRVYLGVHWSFDAFALDDDGRVDLGRNVGGVRLGLEVADDIAAHGLRADAAAGPVES
- the pgi gene encoding glucose-6-phosphate isomerase, whose protein sequence is MAVDVTTTDEWQALRKHAEAMRGTHLRDLFAADGQRGERLTGEVADLHVDYSKNLVTDETVALLGALAERVGLADKIAAMFAGRHINVTEDRAVLHTALRLPRDASLTVDGQDVVADVHAVLDRMSAFAQRVRSGSWRGHTGERITTVVNIGIGGSDLGPVMAYEALKAYRDAGISCRFVSNIDPTDIHDKTADLDPATTLFVVVSKTFSTQETLANADQARRWLLAGLDADDDAVARHFVAVSTNEQRVRDFGIDPENMFGFWDWVGGRYSLPSAVGLSVMLAIGPDRFREMLAGYHAVDEHFRSAPVERNVPALLGLLNVWYTDFLGAETHAVLPYAQYLHRFPAYLQQLTMESNGKSVRVDGSPVTYPTGEIFWGEPGTNGQHAFYQLIHQGTRLIPADFIAFSRPNHDLGDMHDLFMSNFFAQTAALAFGRTREQVEAEGTAPEVVPHRVMAGNHPTTSILAPKLTPATLGQLIALYEHIVFTEAAVWDINAFDQWGVELGKVMANQLAPKLTGPDPDLADVDTSTAELIRRYRAERGRN